From a single Sorghum bicolor cultivar BTx623 chromosome 5, Sorghum_bicolor_NCBIv3, whole genome shotgun sequence genomic region:
- the LOC8086000 gene encoding probable disease resistance protein At1g58602 isoform X2: MMEATGVMDSLLKKLGDLLAEEYTRLKGVRREIRFLRSELNSMNAVLQKCAAMESPDVQVKAWTRELRELAYDIEDCVDEFVRGVDTKRQRQRHGRPSCIKECARRLKALVTRHEIANQIQQLKARVVEVAEQRVRYKLDQVSSSSPCSSIRATDPRLWALFPEESQLVGIDGPRDDLASWLLMEDDDLAGRRRKVLSIYGFGGLGKTTLANEVRRKIGKQFDCEAVVPVSQKPDDKKILWNILTRVDKNRTLVHEREIWDEQRIIEEIRDLLEHKRRSIGLVINQSVGSCRVRLTPEVWSSFPCLLPKVLYHN; encoded by the exons ATGATGGAGGCTACGGGTGTCATGGACTCCCTCCTGAAGAAACTTGGCGATCTCCTCGCTGAGGAGTACACTCGCCTGAAAGGAGTCCGCCGCGAGATCCGCTTCCTCCGGTCTGAGCTAAACAGCATGAATGCCGTTCTCCAAAAGTGTGCTGCAATGGAGAGCCCAGACGTGCAAGTGAAGGCCTGGACAAGAGAGCTGAGGGAGCTCGCCTACGACATCGAAGACTGCGTGGACGAGTTCGTCCGCGGAGTTGACACCAAGCGTCAGCGTCAGCGTCACGGTCGTCCAAGCTGCATCAAGGAGTGCGCTCGGCGTCTCAAGGCGCTGGTGACGAGGCACGAGATCGCCAACCAAATCCAACAACTCAAGGCGCGTGTGGTGGAGGTGGCGGAGCAGCGCGTGAGGTACAAGCTCGATCAAGTTTCCAGCAGCAGTCCCTGCAGCAGCATTCGAGCCACGGATCCTCGACTGTGGGCTCTGTTCCCAGAGGAGTCTCAGCTTGTGGGCATCGATGGCCCAAGGGATGACCTTGCGAGCTGGCTCCTGATGGAGGATGACGACCTTGCTGGTCGTCGTCGCAAGGTGCTGTCCATCTATGGCTTTGGTGGTTTGGGAAAAACCACGCTTGCCAACGAGGTCCGGCGTAAGATTGGGAAGCAATTCGACTGTGAGGCGGTTGTGCCGGTCTCGCAAAAGCCCGATGACAAGAAAATCCTCTGGAATATACTCACTCGCGTAGACAAGAACCGTACTCTTGTCCATGAAAGAGAGATATGGGACGAGCAAAGGATTATAGAAGAAATAAGAGACCTACTGGAACATAAGAG gagaagtattgggcttgtgatcaaccagtcagttggatcctgtagagtgagattaacacccgaagtttggagttcatttccgtgtttgctgcccaag GTACTTTATCATAATTGA
- the LOC8086000 gene encoding disease resistance protein RPP13 isoform X1, with product MMEATGVMDSLLKKLGDLLAEEYTRLKGVRREIRFLRSELNSMNAVLQKCAAMESPDVQVKAWTRELRELAYDIEDCVDEFVRGVDTKRQRQRHGRPSCIKECARRLKALVTRHEIANQIQQLKARVVEVAEQRVRYKLDQVSSSSPCSSIRATDPRLWALFPEESQLVGIDGPRDDLASWLLMEDDDLAGRRRKVLSIYGFGGLGKTTLANEVRRKIGKQFDCEAVVPVSQKPDDKKILWNILTRVDKNRTLVHEREIWDEQRIIEEIRDLLEHKRYFIIIDDIWSERDWNLLKCALPENNMGSRIITTTRIESIAKACCSLPGDRCYKIEALSESHSRSLLFKKVFGSEDGCPDRIKHISADILRKCSGLPLAIVCIASLLASKPNMIEQWEKVRASTGYALQIKQDPGGMESILSLSYSDLPQHLKTCLLYLSVFPEDYDIERGSLLRRWIAEGFIKEEGGLIAEDVAESYFNELINRSMIIPVDIDRSGKVRVCRLHDMMLELLKSRATEENFVTIMGPGPLSTNPEGVIRRLSIQYNDREQKLEPQEMPSLTHVRSFSTFGGSYNQTLPFAYFRVLRVLSLDCQLSGADDLKIICKLHQLKYLRLNVHELPAEIGELRYLETLELCSYRGVNLLPHGVTRLQHLRHLIVNWMMLLPEAIGSMQALQTLPHFNVRDSPVSAVQELGNLKNLRDLSISWNEPAEGRCKEYLASSLNKLSSYNLQSLNIVSGQAIPVDFLASLSPPPYLLKRFWMWNSYFQRCPKWIGPLNRLTEMKLDVCEMEDEDLDLLGHLPALVHFQLWVVPLRKEKIIIKRNGFRSLNAFRLWSGLPCLVFQEKSMPRLETLELMFSACGAKSYGSTHSGIEHLHDLKNVNVTIYTDGARQSNIEAACHMIRQQIAKHPNNVRGNITYSSGYIGGVMNDGSVDEEAIVLGSEGSK from the exons ATGATGGAGGCTACGGGTGTCATGGACTCCCTCCTGAAGAAACTTGGCGATCTCCTCGCTGAGGAGTACACTCGCCTGAAAGGAGTCCGCCGCGAGATCCGCTTCCTCCGGTCTGAGCTAAACAGCATGAATGCCGTTCTCCAAAAGTGTGCTGCAATGGAGAGCCCAGACGTGCAAGTGAAGGCCTGGACAAGAGAGCTGAGGGAGCTCGCCTACGACATCGAAGACTGCGTGGACGAGTTCGTCCGCGGAGTTGACACCAAGCGTCAGCGTCAGCGTCACGGTCGTCCAAGCTGCATCAAGGAGTGCGCTCGGCGTCTCAAGGCGCTGGTGACGAGGCACGAGATCGCCAACCAAATCCAACAACTCAAGGCGCGTGTGGTGGAGGTGGCGGAGCAGCGCGTGAGGTACAAGCTCGATCAAGTTTCCAGCAGCAGTCCCTGCAGCAGCATTCGAGCCACGGATCCTCGACTGTGGGCTCTGTTCCCAGAGGAGTCTCAGCTTGTGGGCATCGATGGCCCAAGGGATGACCTTGCGAGCTGGCTCCTGATGGAGGATGACGACCTTGCTGGTCGTCGTCGCAAGGTGCTGTCCATCTATGGCTTTGGTGGTTTGGGAAAAACCACGCTTGCCAACGAGGTCCGGCGTAAGATTGGGAAGCAATTCGACTGTGAGGCGGTTGTGCCGGTCTCGCAAAAGCCCGATGACAAGAAAATCCTCTGGAATATACTCACTCGCGTAGACAAGAACCGTACTCTTGTCCATGAAAGAGAGATATGGGACGAGCAAAGGATTATAGAAGAAATAAGAGACCTACTGGAACATAAGAG GTACTTTATCATAATTGACGACATATGGTCTGAACGAGATTGGAATTTGCTGAAGTGTGCTCTGCCAGAGAACAATATGGGTAGTAGAATAATTACTACAACACGTATCGAGTCTATAGCAAAGGCATGTTGCAGTCTTCCCGGTGACCGTTGCTACAAAATTGAAGCACTGAGTGAGTCCCACTCAAGAAGCCTACTTTTTAAAAAAGTATTTGGCTCTGAGGATGGATGCCCTGACAGAATTAAGCATATTTCAGCTGATATACTAAGAAAATGCAGTGGCCTCCCCCTGGCTATAGTTTGCATAGCTAGCTTATTGGCTAGCAAGCCCAATATGATCGAGCAATGGGAAAAAGTGAGGGCATCTACAGGATATGCATTGCAAATAAAACAAGATCCTGGGGGTATGGAATCTATATTGTCACTCAGCTATAGTGATCTTCCGCAGCATCTCAAAACTTGCTTACTCTATTTGAGTGTATTTCCTGAGGATTATGACATTGAAAGAGGTAGTTTACTGAGAAGATGGATAGCTGAAGGATTCATAAAGGAGGAAGGGGGGTTAATTGCAGAGGATGTTGCTGAAAGCTACTTCAATGAGCTCATCAATAGGAGTATGATTATACCTGTTGACATTGACCGTTCTGGAAAGGTGCGAGTTTGTCGTCTGCACGATATGATGCTAGAACTACTGAAATCAAGGGCAACAGAGGAGAATTTTGTTACAATCATGGGTCCAGGCCCGCTTTCAACAAACCCAGAAGGTGTTATCCGACGGCTATCAATTCAATACAATGATCGAGAGCAGAAGTTGGAACCCCAAGAAATGCCATCGTTAACCCATGTTAGATCATTCAGCACCTTTGGTGGCTCTTACAACCAGACACTACCATTTGCTTATTTTAGAGTTTTACGTGTCTTGAGTCTCGATTGTCAGTTGAGTGGGGCGGATGATTTGAAGATTATTTGCAAACTACATCAGCTGAAGTATTTGAGACTGAATGTACATGAACTTCCTGCAGAAATTGGAGAGCTGCGGTATCTTGAGACACTAGAATTGTGTTCTTACCGAGGGGTAAACTTGCTGCCCCATGGTGTTACTCGGTTACAGCATCTAAGGCATCTTATTGTGAACTGGATGATGTTGTTACCAGAAGCCATTGGGAGCATGCAAGCACTTCAGACACTACCACATTTCAATGTCCGTGACAGCCCAGTAAGTGCAGTGCAGGAGCTTGGCAATTTGAAAAACTTGAGAGATCTCTCGATATCATGGAATGAGCCAGCAGAAGGAAGGTGCAAGGAGTACTTGGCCTCTTCTCTCAACAAATTGAGCAGTTACAACCTCCAGTCACTGAATATTGTTAGCGGACAAGCTATTCCAGTTGATTTTCTAGCATCATTATCACCCCCACCGTACCTCCTTAAAAGATTCTGGATGTGGAACTCTTACTTTCAGCGCTGTCCCAAGTGGATTGGACCACTCAATAGGCTCACTGAGATGAAACTTGATGTCTGCGAGATGGAGGACGAAGATTTGGATTTGCTCGGACATCTACCGGCTTTGGTTCATTTCCAACTTTGGGTGGTTCCTCTTCGTAAGGAGAAGATTATCATTAAGAGAAATGGTTTCCGTAGTCTTAATGCTTTCCGCCTCTGGTCAGGGCTGCCATGCTTAGTTTTCCAAGAGAAGTCAATGCCAAGGCTCGAAACCCTCGAGTTGATGTTCAGTGCTTGTGGGGCAAAATCATATGGAAGCACACATTCTGGTATTGAGCACCTTCACGATCTAAAAAATGTCAATGTTACAATATATACAGACGGTGCCAGACAATCAAACATTGAGGCTGCATGTCATATGATCCGTCAACAAATTGCTAAGCACCCGAATAATGTCAGGGGCAATATTACTTATAGTAGTGGCTACATCGGGGGTGTAATGAACGATGGCAGTGTTGACGAGGAGGCCATTGTACTGGGTTCTGAGGGCAGCAAATAG